A genomic stretch from Megachile rotundata isolate GNS110a chromosome 1, iyMegRotu1, whole genome shotgun sequence includes:
- the Imp gene encoding IGF-II mRNA-binding protein isoform X3, whose amino-acid sequence MSLDKFAEGGMLSKEMERLDIEEKNGDAASGAGSKILVSNFPAHARPEDIEILFSSCGQVLTVEKLSSRDPNTQTVLVSYETQEQAQQAVNQFNGHEYEGNPLKVEMSTAESRRRGRSQRSGVTYSGVSGSGRQTDFPLRILVQSDMVGAIIGRQGSTIRQITQMTRARVDVHRKDNVGSLEKAITIYGNPENCTNACKKILEVMQQEANSINKGEITLKILAHNNLIGRIIGKGGTTIKRIMQDTDTKITVSSINDINSFNLERIITVKGTIENMSKAESMISSKLRQSYENDLQAMAPQSMMFPGLHPMAMMSTAGMGYSSRGPGLYGSGPAPYPYQASLPPQQGVPATDTQETAFLYIPNSSVGAIIGTKGSHIRNIIRFSGASVKIAPIEQDKPAEQQTERKVTIVGSPESQWKAQYLIFEKMREEGFVAGTDDVRLTIEILVPSAQVGRIIGKGGQNVRELQRVTGSIIKLSEQQSTSPSADEEATVHIIGPFFSVQSAQRRIRSMVLQSGAPGAGGAGSRAGRGSSQEGGSRSRRDGSTASQQGGTTTQHSSQQSSTSPSSQQQPQNQ is encoded by the exons CGGTGCTGGATCAAAGATCCTCGTAAGCAATTTTCCAGCTCACGCCAGACCAGAGGATATCGAAATATTATTCTCGAGTTGCGGTCAGGTGCTCACCGTTGAGAAATTGTCCTCACGCGATCCTAACACACAAACCGTCCTCGTTAGCTATGAGACGCAAGAACAAGCACAGCA GGCTGTGAACCAGTTTAATGGCCACGAATACGAGGGTAACCCGCTAAAAGTGGAAATGTCTACGGCGGAGAGCCGACGAAGAGGCCGCAGCCAACGCAGCGGCGTTACTTATTCCGGAGTCTCGGGTTCCGGTCGTCAAACAGATTTCCCGCTTCGTATTCTTGTACAATCGGACATGGTCGGAGCCATAATCGGCCGTCAGGGATCCACCATACGTCAAATCACTCAAATGACGCGGGCGCGGGTCGACGTTCATCGAAAGGACAATGTTGGTTCCTTGGAAAAAGCCATCACCATTTACGGTAACCCGGAGAATTGCACGAATGCCTGTAAGAAGATCCTGGAGGTCATGCAGCAGGAAGCTAACAGTATAAACAAGGG CGAGATCACACTGAAGATCCTCGCGCACAACAACTTGATTGGGCGAATAATCGGAAAAGGTGGTACCACGATCAAGAGAATCATGCAGGACACAGATACGAAGATCACTGTGAGCAGTATCAACGATATCAATAGCTTTAATCTTGAACGCATCATCACAGTCAAGGGCACCATCGAGAACATGAGCAAAGCTGAATCCATGATCTCCAGCAAATTACGCCAAAGCTACGAGAATGATTTGCAGGCGATGGCT CCACAAAGTATGATGTTCCCTGGCTTGCATCCAATGGCTATGATGTCCACCGCTGGTATGGGATACAGTTCACGTGGTCCTGGTTTGTACGGGTCAGGACCGGCACCGTATCCGTATCAAGCAAGTCTGCCGCCACAACAGGGTGTCCCTGCAACCGATACTCAAGAGACTGCCTTCCTTTACATTCCTAACAGCAGCGTGGGTGCCATTATCGGAACCAAGGGTTCTCACATCAGAAACATTATTAGATTCTCCGGCGCGAGTGTTAAGATCGCGCCGATCGAACAAGACAAACCAGCGGAACAGCAAACTGAAAGGAAAGTGACTATCGTCGGATCGCCAGAATCCCAATGGAAG GCACAGTACTTGATCTTTGAGAAAATGCGCGAAGAAGGATTTGTTGCTGGCACCGACGATGTACGATTGACAATCGAGATTCTTGTACCGAGTGCTCAAGTTGGCCGAATCATCGGCAAAGGCGGACAAAATGTTAGAGAATTGCAGCGTGTTACTGGGAGTATCATAAAGCTATCGGAACAACAATCAACATCTCCTTCCGCCGACGAAGAGGCCACCGTCCATATAATTGGTCCCTTCTTTTCTGTACAG TCGGCACAGAGAAGAATTCGCTCTATGGTACTGCAGTCTGGTGCACCTGGAGCAGGTGGTGCTGGTTCTCGCGCTGGTCGTGGTAGCAGCCAAGAAGGTGGTTCTCGTAGCCGAAGAGACGGCAGTACCGCGTCTCAACAGGGCGGCACAACAACGCAACACTCTTCTCAACAATCGAGCACTTCGCCATCAAGCCAGCAACAACCGCAAAATCAGTAA